The Nocardioides panzhihuensis genome has a segment encoding these proteins:
- a CDS encoding GMC family oxidoreductase: MAREKVTEAEYVVVGAGSAGCAVAGRLAAAGKSVILLEAGKVDKRNYLVTKPGMIGPLHAEPRLKKLVDWGYHTVPQKHARNRELPQPRGKVLGGSSSINGLLWVRGNRANYDAWAAEGNTGWDADSVNEAYRRIEDYEGGGSDYRGTGGPIKVMKHPRPTEASLSFQRAAAETLDVKVLDDYNAAEQEGVSTFQQSAVDGLRYSASRGYLHDQELTGLTTLTQVHASRIVIENGRATGVEIQTRQGPKTISATQEVVVSAGAFGSPQLLMLSGIGPASHLAEHGITAVHELPVGDNLHDHMFVPTTWEMPTALHRGTAAYFGKAVLREQTVGRSILGHTVFETVGFVRTSLATDVPDLQLHVLPWAYPSPNQDAPIRHAVDPRAALTVMSSLIYPRSRGTLRLRSADPTTEPLIDFNYLAEPDDKRVLLEGVEMIREIMASPAFGDQVKSEIHPGRSIDAEAMKDEVTNRATSIYHAVGSCRMGVDERAVVDPRLRVHGIDGLRVADASIMPSIIGGNTNAPAVMIGDRCAAFILDGTDNS, encoded by the coding sequence ATGGCACGCGAGAAGGTCACCGAGGCCGAGTACGTCGTCGTGGGCGCCGGCTCCGCCGGCTGTGCCGTCGCCGGGCGTCTGGCCGCGGCCGGCAAGTCGGTCATCCTCCTCGAGGCCGGGAAGGTGGACAAGCGCAACTACCTGGTCACCAAGCCGGGCATGATCGGCCCGCTGCACGCCGAGCCACGGCTGAAGAAGCTCGTCGACTGGGGCTACCACACGGTCCCCCAGAAGCATGCCCGCAACCGCGAGCTCCCCCAGCCGCGCGGCAAGGTGCTCGGCGGCTCCTCCTCGATCAACGGCCTGCTGTGGGTCCGGGGCAACCGGGCCAACTACGACGCCTGGGCGGCCGAGGGCAACACCGGCTGGGACGCGGACTCGGTCAACGAGGCGTACCGAAGGATCGAGGACTACGAGGGCGGCGGCTCCGACTACCGCGGCACGGGCGGACCGATCAAGGTCATGAAGCACCCGCGGCCGACCGAGGCGTCGCTCTCCTTCCAGCGCGCCGCTGCCGAGACCCTCGACGTGAAGGTGCTCGACGACTACAACGCCGCCGAGCAGGAGGGCGTCTCGACGTTCCAGCAGAGCGCCGTCGACGGGCTGCGCTACTCCGCCTCGCGTGGCTACCTCCACGACCAGGAACTGACCGGCCTGACCACGCTGACCCAGGTGCACGCCTCCAGGATCGTCATCGAGAACGGTCGGGCCACCGGGGTCGAGATCCAGACCAGGCAGGGTCCGAAGACGATCTCGGCCACCCAGGAGGTCGTCGTCTCCGCGGGAGCGTTCGGCTCGCCCCAGCTGCTGATGCTCTCCGGGATCGGGCCTGCCTCCCACCTGGCCGAGCACGGGATCACCGCCGTCCACGAGCTGCCGGTCGGCGACAACCTGCACGACCACATGTTCGTGCCGACCACCTGGGAGATGCCGACCGCGCTGCACCGCGGCACCGCGGCCTACTTCGGCAAGGCGGTCCTTCGGGAGCAGACGGTCGGCCGCTCGATCCTCGGTCACACCGTCTTCGAGACGGTCGGCTTCGTACGCACCTCGCTGGCCACCGACGTACCCGACCTGCAGCTGCACGTGCTCCCCTGGGCCTACCCCTCCCCCAACCAGGACGCGCCGATCCGGCACGCGGTCGACCCGAGGGCCGCGCTGACGGTGATGTCGTCGCTGATCTACCCGCGCTCGCGGGGAACGCTGCGGCTGCGCAGCGCCGACCCGACCACCGAGCCACTGATCGACTTCAACTATCTCGCCGAGCCCGACGACAAGCGCGTCCTGCTCGAAGGCGTCGAGATGATCCGCGAGATCATGGCCTCCCCGGCCTTCGGGGACCAGGTCAAGTCGGAGATCCACCCGGGCAGGTCCATCGACGCCGAGGCGATGAAGGACGAGGTCACCAACCGGGCGACCTCGATCTACCACGCCGTCGGCTCCTGCCGGATGGGCGTCGACGAGCGGGCCGTGGTCGACCCTCGCCTTCGCGTACACGGTATCGACGGCCTCCGCGTCGCCGACGCCTCGATCATGCCGTCGATCATCGGCGGCAACACCAACGCTCCCGCGGTCATGATCGGTGACCGCTGCGCAGCCTTCATTCTTGATGGAACCGACAACAGCTGA
- a CDS encoding succinic semialdehyde dehydrogenase: MSTDTANTADVRRPDWITEELLGELVSRVPSSTGASWKLTEVYTGEVLVALPQSSPADVERAAAEGRAAQRKWAATPLPERLAVFKRAHELILRNQHKIADLIQAESGKARRIAFEEVCDPPMVISHYLKRAPKLLKDKVRPGMMPLLSSSIERHPPRGLIGVIAPWNFPFATGLSDAIPALMAGNAVLLKPDNKTALSPLFGISLLEEAGLPKGLFQVVCGEGPDVGPTLMDSVDYAMFTGSTATGRVIGEQAGRNLIGACLELGGKNPMIVLDDADIDETVGGSMFAVFGNTGQICMHIERIYIPEAMYDEFRDKFVAAVESMRIEAAYAFGPDLGALVSPDHLARVQSHVDDAVAKGATVLTGGKARPDIGPTFFEPTILEGTTKEMLHGVTETFGPVVSLHRYSTLEEAIELANDTEYGLNASVWTTNFKRAQAVAARIESGNVNINDGLATAYASKSTPSGGMKQSGVGARHGDQGLLKYTETQNVATLKKQVMGPQGKQSFDDYAKQMQTSLRWMRKLRIR, translated from the coding sequence ATGAGCACTGACACAGCGAACACAGCAGACGTACGCCGCCCCGACTGGATCACCGAGGAGCTGCTGGGCGAGCTGGTCTCCCGGGTCCCCTCCTCCACAGGGGCGTCCTGGAAGCTGACCGAGGTCTACACCGGTGAGGTGCTGGTCGCGCTGCCACAGTCCTCACCGGCAGATGTGGAGCGAGCAGCCGCCGAGGGCCGGGCCGCCCAGCGCAAGTGGGCGGCGACACCGCTCCCGGAGCGGCTGGCCGTCTTCAAGCGGGCCCACGAGCTGATCCTGCGCAACCAGCACAAGATCGCCGACCTCATCCAGGCCGAGTCGGGCAAGGCCCGCCGGATCGCGTTCGAGGAGGTGTGCGACCCGCCGATGGTGATCTCGCACTACCTCAAGCGGGCGCCGAAGCTGCTCAAGGACAAGGTGCGGCCCGGGATGATGCCGTTGCTGTCGAGCTCGATCGAGCGCCACCCGCCGCGCGGCCTGATCGGCGTCATCGCGCCATGGAACTTCCCGTTCGCGACCGGTCTCTCCGACGCGATCCCGGCGCTCATGGCCGGCAACGCGGTGCTCCTCAAGCCCGACAACAAGACCGCTCTCTCCCCGCTGTTCGGGATCTCGCTGCTCGAGGAGGCGGGCCTGCCGAAGGGCCTGTTCCAGGTCGTCTGCGGCGAGGGACCGGACGTGGGCCCGACACTGATGGACAGCGTCGACTACGCCATGTTCACCGGATCCACCGCCACCGGGCGGGTGATCGGTGAGCAGGCCGGGCGCAACCTGATCGGCGCCTGCCTCGAGCTCGGCGGCAAGAACCCGATGATCGTCCTCGACGACGCCGACATCGACGAGACGGTCGGCGGCTCGATGTTCGCCGTCTTCGGCAACACCGGCCAGATCTGCATGCACATCGAGCGGATCTACATCCCCGAGGCGATGTACGACGAGTTCCGTGACAAGTTCGTCGCCGCCGTCGAGTCGATGCGGATCGAGGCTGCGTACGCCTTCGGGCCGGACCTCGGAGCGCTGGTCTCCCCCGACCATCTGGCTCGGGTGCAGTCGCACGTCGACGACGCGGTCGCCAAGGGCGCCACCGTTCTGACCGGCGGCAAGGCGCGCCCCGACATCGGGCCGACCTTCTTCGAGCCGACCATCCTGGAAGGCACGACGAAGGAGATGCTCCACGGGGTGACCGAGACCTTCGGTCCGGTCGTCTCTCTCCACCGCTACTCCACCCTGGAGGAGGCGATCGAGCTGGCCAACGACACCGAGTACGGGCTCAACGCCTCGGTGTGGACCACGAACTTCAAGCGCGCCCAGGCGGTCGCGGCCCGGATCGAGTCGGGCAACGTCAACATCAACGACGGCCTGGCCACCGCCTACGCGTCGAAGTCGACCCCGTCGGGCGGCATGAAGCAGTCCGGCGTCGGTGCTCGCCACGGCGACCAGGGGCTGCTCAAGTACACCGAGACCCAGAACGTCGCGACCCTGAAGAAGCAGGTCATGGGGCCGCAGGGCAAGCAGAGCTTCGACGACTATGCCAAGCAGATGCAGACGTCGCTGCGCTGGATGCGGAAGCTCCGCATCCGTTGA
- a CDS encoding nitroreductase/quinone reductase family protein, whose protein sequence is MSDSEFKDWNQSIIDEFRANDGNVTSVPFGRGLVLVHHTGAKTGTERVSPVANIRQDPDTWLIAASKAGAAENPAWYHNLLANPETKIETPADGVVEVRVSELTGAERDAAWERFKAMSPGFGEYEAKTDRVIPVLALHRR, encoded by the coding sequence ATGTCAGACAGCGAGTTCAAGGACTGGAACCAGTCGATCATCGACGAGTTCCGCGCCAACGACGGCAACGTCACCTCGGTGCCGTTCGGGCGCGGGCTGGTGCTGGTGCACCACACCGGCGCCAAGACGGGCACCGAGCGGGTCTCGCCGGTGGCCAACATCCGTCAGGATCCCGACACCTGGCTGATCGCGGCCTCCAAGGCCGGCGCCGCGGAGAACCCGGCCTGGTATCACAACCTCCTGGCCAACCCGGAGACCAAGATCGAGACGCCCGCGGACGGCGTCGTCGAGGTCCGGGTCAGCGAGCTGACCGGCGCGGAGCGGGACGCCGCCTGGGAGCGCTTCAAGGCGATGAGCCCGGGTTTCGGTGAGTACGAGGCGAAGACCGACCGGGTCATCCCGGTGCTCGCGCTGCACCGCAGATGA
- a CDS encoding FAD-dependent oxidoreductase, with product MTYVITQSCCNDASCVEVCPVDCIHPGPDEPGFGAAEMLYIHPDECIDCGACEDACPVNAIFPDYEVPDVFAPYVDINAAFFEFTGEQDAPAPLPPPGPKIAGTGPLKVAVVGAGPAGWYVAEELAATRRCDVEITVIDRLATPYGLVRYGVAPDHLDTKEIASGFAKTARHRRVRTRYNVEVGRDVTHEELLGAHHAVVYTTGAGEGRSLGIPGEDLPGSTSAAELVGWYNGHPDRAALTFPLTHERAVVIGNGNVALDLARLLLADEATLNASDLAPAALAALAASGIREVVVTARRGAEYAAFTSPELRALAADPDIDVLVEEADLAGLPTEEETTERNAATFAALQKAELLRDLAARPRTDAAKRLVLRFGLTPTELLGTETVTGVRFDSGEEIEAGLVVRATGYRSAGVAGVPAEIGTGRFLHEAGRVVGAEATYTAGWAKRGPNGVIGTNRACAAETVRTLLDDHAAGNLPDPTDEPLDDLLAERGVTVVDQAGWNTLDAHERASGEETGRPRMKVADPAEQLRIAAPVHAR from the coding sequence ATGACGTACGTCATCACCCAGTCCTGCTGCAACGACGCCTCCTGCGTGGAGGTCTGCCCGGTCGACTGCATCCACCCCGGACCGGACGAGCCCGGGTTCGGCGCCGCCGAGATGCTCTACATCCACCCCGACGAGTGCATCGACTGCGGCGCCTGCGAGGACGCCTGCCCCGTCAACGCGATCTTCCCGGACTACGAGGTCCCTGACGTGTTCGCGCCCTACGTCGACATCAACGCCGCCTTCTTCGAGTTCACCGGCGAGCAGGACGCGCCCGCGCCGCTGCCGCCGCCGGGCCCCAAGATCGCCGGGACCGGTCCGCTCAAGGTGGCCGTCGTAGGGGCCGGGCCGGCCGGTTGGTACGTCGCCGAGGAGCTTGCCGCCACCCGACGCTGCGACGTCGAGATCACCGTCATCGACCGGCTCGCGACGCCCTACGGTCTGGTCCGCTACGGCGTCGCGCCCGACCACCTGGACACCAAGGAGATCGCCTCCGGCTTCGCGAAGACGGCGCGACACCGCCGGGTCCGCACTCGCTACAACGTCGAGGTCGGGCGCGACGTGACCCACGAGGAGCTCCTCGGCGCCCACCATGCTGTCGTCTACACGACCGGCGCCGGCGAGGGCCGCAGCCTCGGCATACCGGGGGAGGACCTGCCGGGCTCGACCTCGGCGGCCGAGCTCGTCGGCTGGTACAACGGGCATCCCGACCGGGCGGCGCTCACCTTCCCGCTGACCCACGAGCGCGCCGTCGTCATCGGCAACGGCAACGTCGCCCTCGACCTCGCCCGCCTGCTGCTCGCCGACGAAGCCACGCTGAACGCCTCCGACCTGGCTCCCGCCGCGCTGGCGGCGCTGGCCGCCAGCGGCATCCGTGAGGTCGTGGTCACCGCCCGGCGCGGGGCGGAGTACGCCGCCTTCACCAGCCCGGAGCTGCGGGCACTGGCCGCCGACCCCGACATCGACGTCCTGGTCGAGGAGGCAGATCTGGCCGGCCTGCCGACCGAGGAGGAGACGACCGAACGCAACGCCGCGACCTTCGCGGCGCTGCAGAAGGCGGAGCTGCTCCGCGACCTGGCCGCCCGACCGCGTACGGACGCCGCGAAGCGGCTCGTTCTCCGCTTCGGCCTGACCCCCACCGAGCTCCTCGGCACCGAGACCGTCACCGGGGTGCGCTTCGACAGCGGTGAGGAGATCGAGGCCGGCCTGGTCGTCCGCGCCACCGGCTACCGCTCCGCGGGCGTCGCCGGCGTCCCGGCCGAAATCGGCACCGGCCGCTTCCTCCACGAGGCCGGCCGGGTGGTCGGGGCCGAGGCGACCTACACCGCGGGCTGGGCGAAACGCGGACCCAACGGCGTGATCGGCACCAACCGGGCCTGCGCCGCCGAGACCGTACGCACCCTCCTGGACGACCACGCCGCGGGCAACCTTCCCGACCCGACCGACGAGCCGCTCGACGACCTGCTGGCCGAGAGGGGCGTGACCGTGGTCGACCAGGCCGGCTGGAACACCCTGGACGCCCACGAGCGTGCATCGGGCGAGGAGACCGGTCGCCCGCGGATGAAGGTGGCCGATCCGGCCGAGCAGCTGCGCATCGCAGCCCCGGTTCACGCGAGGTGA
- a CDS encoding carboxymuconolactone decarboxylase family protein, with translation MGTGHMDEGTDKFADLPGPRAAGLRKMEEVYGFDMADGEGDFFRYTADHLFGDIWQRPGLTTRDRRLLLIGLLAGQGAADVLGIQIPAAYANGELSEDELREIVVFLSHYAGWPNGARMNTVVEETIGKARREAKRRAEKKAQGKAQRS, from the coding sequence ATGGGAACTGGACATATGGACGAGGGCACCGACAAGTTCGCAGACCTTCCCGGACCGCGAGCCGCAGGGCTGCGCAAGATGGAGGAGGTCTACGGCTTCGACATGGCCGACGGCGAGGGCGACTTCTTCCGCTATACCGCGGATCACCTCTTCGGCGACATCTGGCAGCGCCCGGGCCTGACCACGCGCGACCGGCGGCTCCTGCTGATCGGCCTGCTCGCCGGCCAGGGAGCGGCGGACGTGCTGGGGATCCAGATCCCCGCGGCGTACGCCAACGGCGAGCTCTCCGAGGACGAGCTGCGCGAGATCGTGGTGTTCCTGAGTCACTACGCGGGATGGCCCAACGGTGCCAGGATGAACACGGTCGTCGAGGAGACCATCGGCAAGGCCCGAAGAGAGGCAAAGAGAAGGGCCGAGAAGAAGGCCCAGGGGAAGGCTCAGCGCTCATGA
- a CDS encoding NAD(P)-dependent oxidoreductase: MTRAGFVGLGNIGKPMALQLAKTDGIELWVFDVAPEPVAELESAGAKAAGSVAELAETVDVLSVMVRDDDQVREVLTEALAAAGRRPGENQLTVIVHSTVAPDTPEELAATAEPHGVHVLDAPVSGGPMGAADGTLAILVGGSPEAYAAASSVLAAMGSKVVHAGPVGAGTRFKLARNLLHFASFTAATEAQRLAEAAGLDLVALGEVVRHTDAITGGPGAILYRDSTAPIAPDDFWHGVFGHVVALGEKDLGFAIALADELGVEVPLARLALDRLAPGLGLPKD; the protein is encoded by the coding sequence ATGACACGCGCCGGGTTCGTCGGGCTGGGCAACATCGGTAAGCCGATGGCGCTCCAGCTCGCCAAGACCGACGGGATCGAGCTGTGGGTCTTCGACGTCGCTCCGGAGCCGGTCGCCGAGCTCGAGTCAGCGGGCGCGAAGGCGGCGGGCTCCGTCGCCGAGCTCGCCGAGACCGTCGATGTGTTGAGCGTGATGGTGCGTGACGACGACCAGGTCCGCGAGGTGCTCACCGAGGCGCTTGCCGCGGCCGGGCGCCGCCCCGGCGAGAACCAGCTGACCGTCATCGTGCACTCCACGGTCGCGCCGGACACCCCCGAGGAGCTGGCCGCGACCGCCGAGCCCCACGGCGTGCACGTCCTCGACGCTCCCGTCTCCGGCGGTCCCATGGGCGCAGCCGATGGGACGCTCGCGATCCTGGTTGGCGGCTCCCCAGAGGCGTACGCAGCTGCGTCGTCGGTCCTGGCGGCGATGGGCTCCAAGGTCGTCCATGCTGGTCCGGTCGGCGCCGGAACGAGGTTCAAGCTGGCACGCAACCTGCTCCACTTCGCCTCCTTCACCGCTGCCACCGAGGCCCAGCGCCTCGCGGAGGCGGCCGGACTGGACCTGGTCGCGCTGGGCGAGGTCGTCCGCCACACCGACGCGATCACTGGCGGACCCGGCGCGATCCTCTACCGCGACTCCACGGCGCCGATCGCCCCGGACGACTTCTGGCATGGCGTCTTCGGCCACGTCGTCGCGCTGGGGGAGAAGGACCTCGGCTTCGCGATCGCGCTCGCCGACGAGCTCGGTGTCGAGGTCCCTCTCGCCCGGCTCGCCCTCGATCGGTTGGCACCCGGCCTCGGGCTCCCCAAGGACTGA
- a CDS encoding SDR family oxidoreductase, translated as MSTGETMRFKDKVVVVTGAAQGIGEAYAKGLAAEGAAVVVADLNEEKGERVAKEIEASGGLARFVLCDVSDHESAAALVAETTEAYGGIDALINNAAIYGDMAFDLLITVDWDYYEKFMSVNLNGALVMTRAVYPVMQRRGGGAIVNQSSTAAYLYSGFYGLAKVGINGLTQQLAHELGGMNIRVNAIAPGPTDTEATRTQAGDAAKDMTKQMAIKRLGTTEDMVGTAKFLLSEESSWISGQIIAVDGGGTFRL; from the coding sequence ATGAGCACGGGAGAGACCATGAGATTCAAGGACAAGGTCGTCGTCGTCACCGGGGCGGCCCAGGGGATCGGCGAGGCGTACGCCAAGGGGCTTGCCGCCGAGGGGGCCGCTGTCGTCGTCGCCGATCTGAACGAGGAGAAGGGCGAGCGGGTCGCCAAGGAGATCGAGGCGTCCGGCGGACTCGCCAGGTTCGTACTCTGCGACGTCTCCGACCACGAGTCGGCGGCTGCGCTCGTGGCCGAGACGACCGAGGCGTACGGCGGGATCGACGCCCTCATCAACAACGCCGCCATCTACGGCGACATGGCCTTCGACCTGCTGATCACCGTCGACTGGGACTACTACGAGAAGTTCATGAGCGTGAACCTCAACGGAGCCCTGGTGATGACCCGTGCGGTCTACCCGGTGATGCAGCGGCGGGGAGGCGGGGCGATCGTCAACCAGTCCTCGACCGCCGCCTACCTCTACTCCGGCTTCTACGGCCTGGCCAAGGTCGGCATCAACGGCCTGACCCAGCAGCTCGCCCACGAGCTCGGTGGGATGAACATCCGGGTCAACGCGATCGCTCCGGGGCCGACGGACACCGAGGCGACCCGCACCCAGGCCGGTGACGCGGCCAAGGACATGACCAAGCAGATGGCGATCAAGCGCCTCGGCACCACTGAGGACATGGTCGGGACCGCGAAGTTCCTCCTCTCCGAGGAGTCATCGTGGATCTCGGGCCAGATCATCGCCGTCGACGGCGGCGGGACGTTCCGGCTATGA